One segment of Rickettsiella grylli DNA contains the following:
- a CDS encoding inverse autotransporter beta-barrel domain-containing protein has translation MFKNITFTFTFTFSFSFFFLCFFIAPLQAREPLPPRFSAEAYTGVYTVGRADLMVSLDGDGQHNLYVDPQGGYGTDQEWYGDVGLGYRWISNDAAIVGWYVFAGHSCVENSSGFWITNPGVEIMGSRWDARINAYIPVAGRSDDLGGIESTTAGPSFFTGHSELRTVSFTAFNEVQQVGNGADARVGYQLFSGVPLKAVVGAYFFEIPHAENVRGGGAGVDYWFDDYVRVFARYNYDNRQHSQVVGGLGISFGGVRNGHWADPSLSERLTDPVERYIANLGHGSGIPSQTIRYGRGSGSRIEVLQDNIAFFSQTGGPDNGGTNLTLADCTFENPCGPTDFSQAAVNTLNTLLPNTRMYFNGGGYTAGEEGGGSTPLRLNNGQSVHSRTADYSAPATGTERSTFAGAFTLTGNNHLENIILIPIVGRFPDTGVTLESGNNQITGSSIGTANNRYLFAIENFGDNTRVDASTIFSNILGVVTTDSNFTMQNSTLDLLNVENVGVDGILAVGGSISIIDSRIRVAGSSANAAAVGIRTSSNSDVAVTHSEIAVSNDTGAAVVLENNSGTINVLESDLNVDGTNPFIATGLPVNIGAGTVCVVNGAVVACP, from the coding sequence AACCGTTACCACCGCGTTTTTCAGCGGAAGCGTATACGGGCGTGTATACGGTGGGTCGAGCGGATTTAATGGTGTCCTTAGACGGTGATGGTCAGCATAATCTGTATGTAGATCCCCAAGGCGGTTACGGAACGGATCAAGAATGGTATGGCGATGTTGGTTTAGGTTATCGATGGATTAGCAATGATGCCGCGATAGTGGGATGGTACGTGTTTGCCGGTCATTCATGCGTTGAAAACAGCAGTGGATTTTGGATAACGAATCCGGGTGTAGAGATCATGGGAAGTCGCTGGGATGCTCGGATTAATGCGTATATTCCGGTGGCAGGACGCAGTGATGATTTAGGAGGGATTGAATCCACGACGGCAGGCCCCTCTTTTTTTACGGGTCACAGTGAGCTACGAACGGTGTCTTTTACGGCGTTCAATGAAGTGCAACAGGTGGGTAATGGAGCCGATGCGCGCGTGGGTTACCAGTTATTTTCAGGTGTGCCTTTAAAAGCAGTTGTGGGCGCTTATTTTTTTGAGATTCCGCATGCTGAAAACGTGCGCGGGGGCGGTGCAGGAGTGGATTATTGGTTTGACGATTACGTTCGGGTTTTTGCCCGTTATAATTACGATAATAGGCAACACAGTCAGGTCGTGGGTGGTTTAGGGATTAGTTTTGGAGGGGTTCGGAACGGTCATTGGGCCGATCCGAGTTTATCGGAACGGTTAACGGATCCGGTGGAACGTTATATCGCCAATTTGGGTCATGGTTCGGGGATACCGAGTCAAACGATCCGATATGGAAGGGGAAGCGGCAGCCGAATCGAGGTGCTCCAGGATAATATTGCGTTTTTTAGTCAAACGGGAGGGCCGGATAATGGCGGAACCAACTTAACGTTGGCCGATTGCACGTTTGAAAACCCGTGTGGACCCACCGACTTTAGTCAAGCGGCTGTTAATACGTTAAATACGTTATTACCGAATACGCGGATGTATTTTAATGGGGGAGGTTATACTGCGGGTGAAGAGGGAGGTGGCTCTACCCCATTAAGGTTAAATAATGGTCAAAGTGTGCATTCTCGGACTGCGGATTATTCAGCGCCAGCCACAGGCACAGAACGTTCAACGTTTGCTGGCGCGTTTACTTTAACCGGCAATAATCATTTAGAAAACATTATTTTGATCCCTATTGTAGGAAGATTCCCAGATACCGGGGTGACTCTGGAAAGTGGAAATAATCAGATTACAGGGAGTAGTATTGGAACTGCAAACAATCGTTATTTGTTTGCTATTGAGAATTTTGGCGACAATACACGGGTTGATGCATCAACTATTTTTTCAAATATTCTAGGTGTGGTTACGACCGATTCTAATTTTACGATGCAAAATAGTACATTGGATTTACTTAATGTAGAGAATGTGGGTGTTGATGGGATTTTAGCAGTGGGTGGAAGTATTTCGATTATTGATTCAAGGATTCGCGTGGCAGGGTCATCGGCGAACGCTGCTGCCGTAGGCATACGAACCTCCAGCAATAGCGATGTTGCGGTGACCCATTCGGAAATAGCCGTTAGTAATGATACGGGTGCTGCAGTGGTACTCGAAAACAATAGTGGTACTATTAATGTTCTAGAGAGTGATTTGAACGTCGATGGTACGAATCCGTTCATCGCGACGGGCCTTCCTGTAAATATTGGCGCAGGAACGGTGTGTGTTGTGAATGGAGCGGTGGTCGCTTGTCCCTAA